DNA sequence from the Tachysurus fulvidraco isolate hzauxx_2018 chromosome 1, HZAU_PFXX_2.0, whole genome shotgun sequence genome:
TGTAAAAATTGAACAAGGAACATTAACGGCAAAGAGGTTCAGATAATGTAGATCTGAGGTGTGAAATGAGTCTTAATAAAGGAGTGTTTCTTTACTTTTAACCAACTCTCGAACACTAGAGCAGTACAGGATACAGGATAATTACAGATTTGCACAAATATTTACTGACCTCCTCAGCACCTGCCCTTAGGCTTCTGATCTAAGTGAGTTTCAGGGAAACTGgttttctgtgctttttttcattaaagGAAATGTGCCATATGTTTTCTTTGAGGTTATCGCTCAGTAATCACCATGCAGTCATTTGATGCAGTGACATTTAGTAATCTCAAAGTAGCATAGTTGTTCCTTTACTTGAACCTGATAATGCTTTATTCTAATAACAAGTTTTAAAATTCtacctactgtacatttatgTTTCAAAGGTAAAAAAGAAATTGGTGCTGCTGATAGAATTTGatcaaaaacaaagaaactgttttcttgttttgtacTAGGGGTTAAATCCCATAATATGGGGCTTTGGACTATTTTGCCACGACTGGATTAGCTCAGAGATAATACAGGCTTGTAGGGATCGTATTATGAtatgctgttttatttgtacaaCCCACATCTGAACCATTACTAAGGTGTTAATCGTTCTGTGGTTAAGCTCAtagctgataactgatcattaAAAGGCTTATACTTCAggagaacatgaaaaaaattGAAGCTGAAGTGAGTGTCATTGAAGCTATCTTCATCCAAACCTGCAATAACATGGCATGAAATGTTTTTCAGGTTTTAGCAAAGGAGATCATGGCTTGATGTTGAAATAACACCAGTACCCTTTGGATTCTTTTTAGATGTTAGCACTGGTTAATGATTGCCTTGGGCATGTAGTCTGAGTCAGACACTGAGCTGAAGCAAAATGTGCTCCTCCTCCACGTCGGTCTTGTAAGCTGGAGAAAATTAACAATGCACAATCAATGCAGTAAGATGTGACTTCAGCAGCACAGGTCTTTACCTGTGCATATGTAAACAATGCCCTGAGGGTCGACTCTGCCCCTAGAGCATGAACATCTGATCCGATGATAAAGACCGAAGTTTATGGCTGGCTGGTTTATCAGGGCCTAGAGGCAGACCTTTGCTTTAATGCCATAGTTTACAATCGAGAACTCAGTGAGTTGATGgacctaaaataaataaataatgaagtgatttttttatgatttatgataACATCTTTTCTAAAACCTTCTCATCTCTACATTGTATGTAATATCTCAGAAATCATTCCCAAACTGCAATTTCCACTTCTACTGCAATATTCTATACTATAttcagtatattattattttggccttgcTTCAAATGCCTGATAACAGATAACAGTACGCTTACGTCAGACTTTGGGACACTGGGAACAGATCGATAATCAATTTCCCCACAGTTAGTTTTCTGTGAGGTTGTTCACTGAATTTGCAAAACTGTAAGCATTTACGTACATGTTCTTCTGGAGTTCTTCTGATCTTCACATTTCACACAATCTACATAATGTACGTAATACATAAGCATTTCATTTTAAGGCACcaggatataaaatatatagtcaTAGTTTTGACAGTAACAACATCAACAAGTTTTCTCTTTCGTATCATGACAAATCTAGGTGCTACCATGTCCTAGTGTCATTCTTACTCTTAAACTTGTAATGCAGCATTCCTTAATGGATTCACACCGGAATGCCAGCGCCAATGTGTGAGCACATGACTATAGGTTACATACACAGACTTAGATTCTTATCACGTagtcgggtgtgtgtgtgtgtgtgtgtgtgtgtgtgtgtgtgtgtgtgtgtgtgtgtgtgtgtgtgtgtgtgtgtgaatagggTGTTGGGAGCCCCTGGGCTTAAACCCACACTGGGCCTGTCTGTATATACACCTTGACATTCATCAACATCTTCTCCAATCACTTAAAGCACAGCTGCTATAATACAATACAGCAGCTATTAAATGATCATGTTGTCAAGGTAGTAGCTGGCAATTAATGATATAATAGCAACTACCCAGCCACTCACATACATTATATAGTGCCTGATTAACCTAGCCTTTTTCTATGTTGTTGGAGAAATAGTTGTCGAGCTACTGATGTAATAATATGAGGTGATCTTTAACAACTGAAAAATTCTGTTAATCACTTTGGCTTTAGCTGTTTAGAgtgacatcatttacatttacatttacatttacagcatttggcagacgcccttatccagagcgacgtacataagtgcttaagtctctaacattgaatacattaatgctgatgCACATCAGAGTATATCATATGATAACTCATATTTAGTAGGATCTTATTGTAAGCAGTATAAATGAACACTTTTCTTTACTGCACTTTAGGGACAGCCCCTAATGTTTCAGTGACAGAAACTTTGTGTTCAGATAAAACTCTGAATATGACGGTTTTCCTTTTAAAGTCATATTAAAACATACGTGAAATATCTGAATATGACACTAAATGTACCCCTATGTACTGTAGCTTACACAACATGCATATTAATCCATATCTAATATGGTGTAATAACAGCTAGAATTGCCTTTTATTTTCTGCTCTACAATCATACAATTAGATAGCTAACTTCAAAAAAGTCCACGTGAAAAAATAAGCCAAATATCAGACAGACAATTGAACCGAAAAAGGCATCTATTTCTTTAAAGTAATGAACTTGAATGGGAAAACCCTTCAGTTAGATTTCTAGACTATTATAAAAAAGATAGCATTTTGTTTCCCCacaaaaatgaaagagaaacctgcatttttaagattttattctAACTGCAGCACTTATCATTTGATATCTGCTTACAAAATAATCGAATCTAATTATGGCTTTTGTCCATTTCACTACTGCACATAACCACCAACACCTTGATCCACTCTGTGAATATATCACACTTATGTACTGTTTTAGGCCTCTTTATGcagacaaaattaaaaataacaatgttCAGGTCATtttagtgaaataaaaacacagtattTGAAATACAGAGAccaaatcattattttttttttaacaattatgtcatgtacaaacacaacatatCAGGCACAGTAGCGTTGATGTCACTGCTGGGTCAAGAAAAGTTTACTATTAGAGGTTATAGGATGTTTAATATAAACTCTTGAGCTGAAGTTTTGAATTGTGTACACAATAtgaataccacacacacactgatatgcCTCACTGTTGTACTGAGAATGACCCACCTCTTATATAATATCTGCTCGGCTGTGGCCCTACAATAAACCCCGTCCGTTGATGGATGGAGTGGTTGCAAAAGACCGTATAGTGTATACGTGTTTCTTAGGTTTCTACTAAAAATGACTAATTATTGTATCTAAACACAGGTTTAAGGCTGCAATATAAATCTGTAAAATCTCCAAACTGTAAATGCTttagaaatgttattttttaaattgcagaGAAATCAAAATTGTAGGACACTActttaattttcacaaatttgtaaaatattaaacactcaAATGAATACATTTCAATAGATTTGTTGAATTTATTCAAATACAtactatatgtaaatataaaatgtaagatTCTACTGTTGACTCACTGGAGTTGCTGGGAATACAATTTGCATTGAAGGATATTGTTTTGAactagaaaataataaaaaacagaggACTAGTTTTCACTGGTGGTCTCGTAGCTTTTGACTCACTGTATGTTTTATTGCATGCAgatgtttacatacagtacatgtgcacTCAGTGCTACAACTGTCCTCTGTGCATTAATATCTTGATTCTCACTTCTGCAGTAAAAAATGCTCACAAAAGGAATTAACATGGGTAACTCttatattaagtaaaaaaatatatataattgtaataaaatattttaactgtTGAGAAATTTAGGAAAAGTGTCATACCGAATTACACAGATCTCTTCACATTGCTGTCCTTTTCACAAAGTTCCTATAACACTGATTACCTGATATATAACATCTTAACAGACTTCAACATTGTTTGGTCAATATTAATTATCTTAATTATCAATATTAAGCTTACTGTCTCTGGTACTTGGACTTTTAATAGTGTTTGCAATTAggcataaatataaatttacatttcaaaTGTTGTCATTTCTTTTCCCGAACTTTATCATtcctgtaaatctgctttgtgaaaatgtccattgttatatgcactacataaaataaaaaacatttccttaAAAGTGTCCCCTTTCTTCAGCAGGCCATGTAAAATAAGTTGCTGCATGAAGCTCATACACAGAGATGGAGCTAAAGGTGTGGGTGGATGGAGTGCAGCGGGTCGTCTGCGGCCTGTCCGAAGAAACGTCCTGCCAGGATGTGGTCATCGCTCTTGCTCAGGCAATAGgtatttattaaacaacaacagattttggtaaataaaatatatagaaataaatccaCAGAAGAACTGAGCCAGAACAGATGCCAAGCATATAGTTTAGCAGATGAGGTCTAAAGGAGCTGTATGTAATTATAGAACCCAACCCCTTGCTTATGTATAAAATGTGAGTTGGCTTtgaacaaaacacataaaagcTGCTTGTCTCTTTCCTGGCTAAGGGGAGGAGCTAATTTCTagactggaaaaaaataaaataaaagctaaataTAAGCTAACCAGATCTACTGAAGAGCATTTGTCTAACATCTATAAAATTAAACTATGTTTCAGGGCAAACAGGTCGTTTTGTCCTTGTCCAGAAGCTGAGGGACAAAGAACGCCAGCTTGTTGCTAATGAGCGTCCACTAGAAGCCCTGGCCAAGCTGGGCCAGTTGAGCAGTGAAGTACAGTTTATCCTGCGGCGCACTGGACCCACCAGCAGTGAGGGCTCTGACTTGGACCGAGTGCCTTCCTTGCCAAAACTTCTGGAACCAGAACTTCCGAAGAGTAAAGTACCCAAGAAGGCTCACAGCTTCAACCTGGGGCCATCTACCTCTTCACAAGCTTTTGTTAAGCAACCTCAAAATGTTCCAAAGGACTCTCCAGAGCTACGAGTGCCCTATGGTCCTCCTGGATCATCTCATGCCCAATCCGGCCCATCCAAAGAAGAGGTCTTCCGGCAGATTCTTCAGCAGCAAAGCAGACTGCAGGATCTCCAGGCCCACTTGGAAGCTCTGGACAAGCAGGTCTGGGTTTTGGAGCAACCTTCACCTCCAAGCTTTTCCCCAGACCTTATAGAGGAGATAAACTATCTTGAAGACAAATTTAGACAAAACGAGGCAGAACTGGCTCACGGGGAGTACTGGGAGTCTGAGTATCACGTTGAGGTTCAAAAAGAACAAACCATACTCAAACAATTAAGAGAGTTCAATATAGCTATAGATGAGCACAATCGGAGGATTCATGAAACAGAAACCCAGACCGGGAGACTTGAGCATGAAGTCCAGCTACAAGAGAACAGGAAAAATGGCATGCATCACACACAAGCTAACGTGGAGCATTCTCTGGGACAGATCAGGGAACAGCTAGACATGGTGCAGCATCAGGAATATGAACTGAACTCTTCTGTTCTGGAGACAGAAAAGGATCTCAAGATGGCAGAGGAACTGCTGCAGGTAATATAATCTTATTCAGGTCTTAGAAAATGGTGGGAAAATTTATCCAACtagaattttacatttttttactacAATCCTCATATCTGGGGATGGTGACTTTGTGAAGATTGAAATTAGCAGACCCTAGGCCCTATTTTCAAATCAATAATTACACACTACATTTTCCAGCTAGTTTTCTCTATGAAAGATGATACTAGTATACTATGACAGAATTGTGAACTAGTTATGCTGGTTATATTGTGTTACACTGCTACAGTATGCATGGCTAAGGTGACCATAACCTGTGTCATGGTGCACATTTATACACTgtaacatacaacacacaccataGCTAAACTATGCAGAGGAAAAAGCACTTGTAGAAGCCAAGTAAAAGCACTTTCCTGTTGAACAGTTGCCCAGGCTTGTCACCACTGCCTCTTTCCAACTGGTTAAATTAAGGCAaagttcattgtttttttattttttccaacaaTCGTGCATCAAAGCAGAGAAAAGTGACAGTGAGGTAACGTTACCCAAAGAAGATGATGTAAACCTGATTTACTAAGCTAAATTTACCTCAGGGCAACTACACCTAAAAGGTGCAGTTAAATCCATCTTTCATCACAGCTTCGTCAACAGCTTCTTAATTTTCTAAGGGTAGAATAATGTGCTATTGTCCTCAAAGGCAGGACTCATCCTTGGCCATAACTCTAAAATACATGGAAGTGTTCGCATAAGGTGAAGGATACGAGTGTGTAGATTTAAGGCTTTGTTTTTAAGTGAATTCCATTAATCATAGCTGTTCTCTAGCTAAATCTGAGAAGAACCAGTAGATAGAAACCTCGGTCCAGGCTTAGCTCCACATATCTTAGATTTTCTGTTGAAACACACGTCATCTGACTtgtatttaaaactttgtttgaACAGATTCTTTTTAGTGAAATGTTTACACCTGGTCACAGGTTCCGAGTTGAACTGTGTGGCagtgttattaataatatagtaaCACTAACAGTCTAACAATTAAACCTCAAGGAATGGTAACACAAAATCCAGGAAGCCTACCCCGTTAAGAATAGCATATTTTTTGTCGTGACAAACGAGAGGAAGTGTAATAGAGTGCTTACGAAGCCAAAAAAAGGAAGGCAGAGGCAGAATCAGTGTAGACTTTTTAGATATTTTGAAACTAAAAGTAATAAATTGTAGGAACTTGAAATAAAATAGTTAAAGTTGTGTCTGTTTAAACGCTTGAATTATTGCTGCCTCCCTGTGGCTAGTTTATAAAGTGATCAATTCAAGGTCACCTCAGCGGGCGAACAGGAACACTGCACCGAGGTTCAGGAAATAGTGGTTTCAAATAAAGATTAAGTAACACTTATGAAACAAGAGGTACGAAGGAGTATGTAGCATATACAGTTCTTTTCTGTGCcctaattaaaaatattgtgacaaaatactatttattcatttacctTGCATCTCCAGGGACAGGGTTTACTTTCCACTTCTGCCCTGGGTGGCATTTGCATAgagtttcatttaatttcatatatatatatatatatatatatatatatatatatatatatatatatatatatatatatatatatatatatatatatatatatatatattctttacaGTAGTTTTCTCCAAAGACATGTATTCTTAGTTAAGACATGTGCTGTAGGctcatctctaaattgtccattgtgtgtgtgtgtgtgtgtgtgtgtgtgtgtgtgtgtgtgtgtgtgtgtgattgtgccatgAGATAGATTGGTACCATCCCAATCCTGTGGGATAAGCTTCAGGCTTCTCATGACCTTGTGCGGGATaagtgttatagaaaatgaatgaaattctcaaattaaaaagtattaagAGTTATTAGAGAAGCATTAGagttattagaaaataaaaagtaataaactcTGATCTGTTTGCAGGCAAAAAGCAGAGAGCTGGATGAACTAAATAAGGAGCTACGTCAGTGTAATCTCCAGCAGTTCATCCAGCAGGCAGGAGGTCCTGCACCTCAGCTCAGTGTCCCAGCTGATGATCCAGAACTTGCTTACCTTATGCCTGATGGGCAGAGCGATGAAGGTAAATTAAATAAGACAATTATTCCTGATCTAAATGATACTTGATGTTAATTGTACTTTGTTACTATATTTAAGTATATTGGTCGATTACTCTACTCCTCTGGTTGGATTATTTGGAATAATTGAAAGTCAATACTTGTACTCACATAATTCAATTtccctaaaaacaaaacaaaacaaaacaaaaacaacagacttTTAATcctaacatttttattaacacaaataaagtacaaatattaTGTCTTCTCTCATCCGGCCAATGACTTTACTCTGTGCCTCATGCAAAAGTCACCGGTTTATCATCTGATCATTTCAGTTAGGTTTCCAATCAAGTTCAGcattttagaaaaaagaaagatcaaGAATTTTGTTGAAGAATTCTGATCAAGAATTGTGACCTTCTCATGATACAATGATGTAGTTAGTGCTAAAGCTATCTATGTGCATTTGAATATTGATAAAAGGTTGCAACATTCTGGATACATGAAAAAACATGTTGATTAACATGGGAGTGTAGCAGATTGGCTTGGTgctgtgtaatgtgtaattCCTTTTCAGTTATAGATTAGTTTTATCTTATTTAGTGTCACTGTTGTATAAATTACACAATATGTCCAAATGTATGAGATCATCATATGTCTTGATCATCAGACCAATATTTGTGTCTTCTCACAAAACTGTAATAAATTTGACCTGTCTGACATGTCTGACACTGTAGCATTAAAAAATCCCACTTTTCTGGAGCTATCGTGAAAAAGGAGAGGTCCATGAAGACGTTGTTTACCAAAACTAGTGTTGAAGAACTCTAGTGTCCTGCTCACAACccagacctcaaccccactaaaCACCTATGGGATCAACTAGAAAGCCAAATGCGGTTCAGGTCTTGTCGTTTGACATCAGTGTCTGTGCTCAATAATGCTATTACGGCTGAATGATGttaaatccccacagccacctTCTAAAATTGAGTGAAAACACCCCCTTCCCAAGAGGAGTAGAGGTTATTATAGCAGCAATGGTGGACAGGAAAATAGGGAAAGAGATGTTAAACAAAAGTATGGGTGGGATTGGTTAGGTGTCCATATATTtttggctatatagtgtatTCATTTTCTCAAAGTGTGGAACTAGAGGAGCGAGTGGGATTGATCAGATTTCGATCAGAAAATGGCGGGGACTCTATTCAGTCCCACACAAGTATCAAATTGTCATTCGTTTATATGTTATTACAATATTCCAGTCCGGCTAGTTTACCGGTAGACATCAAGCACAGAGATATAGAAGTAGATGAAAATCACTTAACAGCCAAATGGTTATTTTGgcaccaaaacagacaaacatcaCTGTCAAGACttgcattattaaaaaaaaatgttagtgaGCTCATAAACACAAAGGTAGAGATTACTTGTCTGGTTTAGGTGTTATGTCAACTCAACACATGAATTTCTTTTAGctttagtgtatagtaatgtattATAACAACTGTCATATGCTTCACAACAAATGTGATGCAGATTACTTCCATTTTGTTGAAAATGCATaagttaaaaatgaacaatCTCTTGCTTTATTTGTCTTACAGATTCAAATCACTCAGTGTTAGAGTTTAACCCTCGCACAACTGCCAAGCAGATCCTGGGAAACCCTCGCAGTCTGCAAAACCCACTGGTGTCCAGCCTCCATCCagagggtgtgtatgtgtgaaatgAGACAATCACTGAATTGGTGATGCTTCTCAGCACTGCCTGCTCTGCCTTTCCAAGCCTTCCTCTTCCTGCTTCTCAGACTTATAACTCTCCTTGCTGTGCTTTTCTCGGCTTCTCTTTTCCCTTCGGTGGGCTTTCACTTCCCTTCACTTTCTTGGATTTACTGCTTGAGaacaaatattaaattttatatctTTAGAATTCTGACAACTGTATGAAATATATCTGATAATATTTTGATAATGGGACGATGTGTAGTCCTGTGGTTTATGTGATTTGTACCAAACTAAATCGACCTGGTGAAAGTTGATCGCTgacacttttgttttcttttttacttttgcacATAAATTGTTTCTGTCTTTTCCAACATATAAGATTTACAGTCCTGCAACATTCAGTATTCCACCATTTTGGGCAACTATTAAACTACTTACAAAGGCAACATTTATGTTATtatacatgtttaaaaaaaaaaaaaggtaatagtTCCAATGCCTTCCGGGACTGGAGCCTGACCCCTCGCTAAGCTAATCAGT
Encoded proteins:
- the rassf7b gene encoding ras association domain-containing protein 7b, producing the protein MELKVWVDGVQRVVCGLSEETSCQDVVIALAQAIGQTGRFVLVQKLRDKERQLVANERPLEALAKLGQLSSEVQFILRRTGPTSSEGSDLDRVPSLPKLLEPELPKSKVPKKAHSFNLGPSTSSQAFVKQPQNVPKDSPELRVPYGPPGSSHAQSGPSKEEVFRQILQQQSRLQDLQAHLEALDKQVWVLEQPSPPSFSPDLIEEINYLEDKFRQNEAELAHGEYWESEYHVEVQKEQTILKQLREFNIAIDEHNRRIHETETQTGRLEHEVQLQENRKNGMHHTQANVEHSLGQIREQLDMVQHQEYELNSSVLETEKDLKMAEELLQAKSRELDELNKELRQCNLQQFIQQAGGPAPQLSVPADDPELAYLMPDGQSDEDSNHSVLEFNPRTTAKQILGNPRSLQNPLVSSLHPEVLQSREVSWR